The Pseudomonas allokribbensis genome has a window encoding:
- a CDS encoding ArsR/SmtB family transcription factor, translated as MNLRVPSIRHDDCDELAALCKAGGDPLRLNVLRALANDSFGVLELAQIFDIGQSGMSHHLKVLAQADLVATRREGNAVFYRRALPHTELLGGKLHAALLEEVDNLALPADVEARIAQVHGQRAANSQDFFARVAEKFRAQQDLIAGLPQYRESVLALLDKLNFDGAASAIEVGPGDGAFLPELARRFGTVTALDNSAAMLELARQVCEREKLANVSLQLADALNGVSLQADCVVLNMVLHHFAAPAEALKHMASLLQPGGSLLVTELCSHNQSWAREACGDLWLGFEQDDLARWATAAGLVPGDSLYVGLRNGFQIQVRHFQRPAGDTHHR; from the coding sequence ATGAACTTACGCGTGCCTTCCATTCGCCATGACGATTGCGACGAGCTGGCGGCCCTGTGCAAGGCCGGCGGCGATCCGCTGCGGCTGAATGTATTGCGCGCCCTGGCCAACGATTCGTTCGGCGTTCTGGAACTGGCGCAGATCTTCGATATCGGCCAGTCCGGCATGAGCCATCACCTTAAAGTGTTGGCACAGGCGGATCTGGTGGCGACTCGCCGTGAAGGCAATGCGGTTTTCTATCGCCGCGCCCTGCCCCACACCGAGTTGCTGGGCGGCAAGTTGCACGCGGCGCTGTTAGAAGAAGTCGACAATCTGGCGCTGCCGGCCGACGTGGAAGCGCGGATCGCACAAGTACACGGGCAGCGTGCTGCCAACAGCCAGGACTTTTTCGCACGGGTCGCAGAGAAATTCCGCGCCCAGCAGGATTTGATTGCCGGCCTGCCGCAGTACCGTGAAAGCGTGCTGGCCCTGCTCGACAAACTGAATTTCGATGGTGCAGCCTCGGCCATCGAAGTCGGCCCCGGCGATGGTGCTTTCCTGCCGGAACTGGCCCGTCGTTTCGGCACCGTAACCGCACTGGACAACAGCGCGGCGATGCTCGAACTGGCCCGCCAGGTATGTGAACGTGAAAAGCTGGCTAACGTCAGCCTGCAATTGGCCGATGCATTGAATGGCGTGAGCCTTCAGGCCGATTGCGTGGTGTTGAACATGGTGTTGCACCATTTCGCCGCGCCGGCCGAAGCGCTCAAGCACATGGCCAGCCTGCTGCAACCGGGCGGTAGCCTGCTCGTGACAGAGTTATGTAGCCACAACCAGAGTTGGGCCAGGGAGGCCTGCGGTGATCTGTGGTTGGGGTTTGAACAGGACGATCTGGCCCGTTGGGCCACCGCTGCGGGACTCGTTCCCGGGGACAGCCTCTATGTAGGCTTACGTAATGGTTTCCAGATTCAGGTCCGCCATTTTCAGCGACCGGCTGGCGACACTCACCATCGGTAA